In bacterium, a single genomic region encodes these proteins:
- a CDS encoding glycosyltransferase: MDTMPRSILIISGTWPPMRCGVGDYTSRLSEHLAALAVKVHVLTSRGARADFRIGGGAVVDVIPVIDQWDCGALIKIGETVADIKPDLVLLQWPTAVYGRFMAVNRITLFLKKTFPDLPVITTLHEYRYFNWFGQWRARRLISGADRTILVDPQDLALLRKKSGQGNEDLQHIPIGSNIPRQAGTFDRAAKRKQLGFEAGHFVVVFFGFVNEPKGVETLLHAVSQLSGNHCGLRLLFLAQLDEKNTYHRKISALMRQLDLDKIMVRPKWEAPREVAGMLAAADCAVLPYTDGISMKRGTLLACLEQSLSIISTLPEAAGQVPFIDGQNMLLVPAKNISTLKAALEKYLQNPEVLAAFSKAAGDLREAFSWERIAEQHLALFEDVIEEYC; encoded by the coding sequence ATGGATACAATGCCACGCTCGATTTTAATCATTTCAGGAACTTGGCCGCCCATGCGGTGCGGGGTGGGGGATTATACTTCGCGGCTCAGCGAGCATTTGGCTGCTTTGGCAGTCAAGGTACATGTCTTGACCTCGCGCGGCGCCAGAGCTGATTTTAGAATCGGCGGTGGGGCGGTGGTTGATGTTATACCGGTCATTGATCAATGGGACTGCGGGGCCTTGATCAAAATCGGAGAAACCGTTGCGGACATAAAACCGGATTTGGTCCTGTTGCAATGGCCGACCGCAGTTTACGGCCGTTTCATGGCAGTCAACCGGATCACCCTATTTTTGAAAAAAACATTTCCGGATCTTCCGGTGATCACCACACTGCATGAATACCGTTATTTTAACTGGTTTGGTCAATGGCGCGCACGCCGCTTGATCTCCGGTGCCGACCGGACAATTTTGGTGGACCCGCAGGACCTGGCATTGCTCCGGAAAAAAAGCGGTCAGGGAAATGAAGACCTGCAGCATATTCCCATTGGATCAAATATTCCAAGACAGGCCGGGACCTTTGACCGCGCGGCGAAGCGGAAACAGCTGGGATTTGAGGCGGGCCATTTTGTTGTGGTGTTTTTTGGCTTTGTCAATGAACCCAAAGGCGTGGAGACCCTGTTACATGCGGTTTCTCAATTGTCAGGAAATCACTGTGGACTGCGTTTGCTGTTTTTGGCCCAGCTGGATGAAAAAAACACCTACCACCGGAAAATTTCGGCATTGATGCGACAGTTGGATCTGGATAAAATAATGGTCCGGCCAAAATGGGAAGCCCCGCGCGAGGTTGCCGGGATGCTGGCAGCTGCTGATTGTGCGGTGCTGCCGTATACCGATGGGATTTCAATGAAGCGGGGTACGCTATTGGCCTGCCTTGAGCAATCCTTGTCGATCATTTCAACCCTGCCGGAGGCGGCCGGGCAAGTTCCTTTTATTGATGGACAAAATATGCTGCTGGTCCCGGCAAAAAACATATCAACCCTGAAGGCTGCGCTGGAAAAATATCTGCAAAACCCTGAGGTGCTTGCTGCGTTTTCCAAAGCAGCCGGTGATTTACGAGAGGCCTTTTCCTGGGAACGTATTGCGGAGCAGCATCTGGCCTTGTTTGAAGACGTTATTGAGGAGTATTGCTGA